The genomic stretch TGAATGTTCTGACTTTTGATATAGCAGATAAGATTTGAGGAAGTACCTGAAATGTTATGGGGTTGAGACCTCCAGCATAGTATACATCCTCCAACTCGCCAAATGGAGGAGGTGGAAGGGAATATGGAATCTCACCAAAGTAAAAGTATGTGCTTCCTTCACTCCTTTCAAATAACTCTGGATGGTTACAAACCTACCACATTTCAATAGCAATATTTATTACAGGCAAAGTTCTTTTGGGGGAggaaggaaataaaataaaatgaaatgatcGAAGCAaaatttaacctaataaaaaaagGAGAATAGAAAGTATTTATGGCATGGCCTATTAATCTACCTTCCTCAATTGAATAACAATATTCATCAaattcagaatcttcttctcgtTAAGCTGTCCGCGATTACTATCAAACAGTTCAGCAAGAGATATTTTGTTCTTAATTGCTTGATAGAAAGCTTGCTGTCGAGAGCTCAATTTGCAATGCACCATAACCTCGGTTTTTTGTGTCAACTCAGAAACTACATCTTTTTTGACACGCCGTAGCATGAAAGGTTTTAGAATTGAATGctgtttataaaataaaataaaaggcaaTCAAAATTctgtaaaagaaaaaatataacgGGACATAAAACAAAACCAGCTTTTAAATAATTAGAGATGATAATAAATATAAGGGCATTTAACACAATATGGCGTGGATTTAATTATCACACCCTGAAACATGTATCACAAGACATAAAGTATGCATAAATTAGTGTaacatatgaaaaaaaattaatagccAACAAAGGTAAGAACATTGCAAAAGTGAGGGATCCATAGAGGCAGGTCTTATACACAACAAAATAGACTAGCAAGCAGTAAAATAATAGTTTACCGATAATGCAAAATCCAATGCAACTCCTCATTGCACAACAAAAGCTACACAGAAGTGGCCTAAATTATACTCCCTCCATTTTTCATTATAAGTTGCTTTTGGAAAAATCTTTGTACCaaattataagtcgttttacaatacCAATGaattattaatgttattttttctaATATACCGTTAagcatttattattctctctttaaAACTGTCCCTTAAGCATTTAAAACTGTCCCTAACTAAATATAATATAGTAGAACATCTTACTCATATGCTTACTATGAATATCCAACTGGAAAGAAAACTTACCAGTCTATTAAGCTGGTGCTCATTCAAAGTACCCCCGTGCTCTGCATGATTCTCAATTCTGACATATGATTGGTAATAAAAGACTGTAAGACTGTAGTAAAATAACTATATTGTCCAATGGACGTTAAGGAGGAATACATACCCTTTTGAGAACCACTCATTAAACTGCTCGTGGCTGTCAAATAAAGTCGGCATAATGAAGTGCAGAAGAGCCCACAACTCTGCCATATTATTCTGAATAGGGGTACCAGTCAGCAGTAGACGATTCCGACAGTTAAAGCTGAGAAGTGTTTTCCATCTTATACTGTTAGATCaagaaaaattcaataattagAGGACCAttcaaaaatttaatataaactcGTGTTGAATGATTAGAAGTGCACCATTCAAACCTATGAAAATATGCACCATGGTTAGTAACAGTTTTcttataatattaaaaacattGGTCAAGAGCTGATCAATAAATAATTTATGCCCTACAGACATTAAATACAGTGATTATACAAAACCTGTTTGCGCTTTTGATTGCCTGAGCTTCATCTAAAACCATGTACTGCCATTTCACGCGACGAAAATACTTCTCGTCAGCTACTAATAGCTGATAGCTTGTAATGAGAACATGAAATTTAGCTTCCCTGgtaaacaagaaaaataattctaACTCTTAGGAGATGATTTCAAACTACTAGGTTAAATATGTTGCAGTTATAAGGCAATTGTCATTCTATTTATGATATAAAATTGTCACAGTTCATCATATAATTAATTCGAATTGATATTTTTCTTTACACCTGTAAGCAGTAAGGAACCAACTCTCTCAAACTAAGACATTAAGAATTGAGTTTTATGAATGACTTTACTTCACTAATACATGTGAATAACCAGTTATTTTTCTCTAAAAGCATGTGAAAGACCAGCTCATCTAAAACCTTGAGCTATTAGGTGGAAGTTAATGAATAGGCTTGTGTCAAAAGGAAGTTAATGAATAAGATGATATTTAAACACCCCCTTATACAGGCCTTTTTATCTTAAAGTTTGTCAATACTCAATTGTAATACCCTTATAGTAGGTGCAtgttaaattaaaaggaaaaattctCCTGATTTATCTACTTTTCCTCTTTTAAAAGCATCTAGATTACACAGGGGCCCACTATCTAAAGTTTTGGATTTGCACAATAGTTTTTTCCATTCCCACAACCAAGCATTAGAATCTGAAACTACCATacattctgttttttttttttttcattcccgCAACCAAATGAGTAATTTGTCTAAATTTTACTAAAATTATGTCTCATTTTTCCAACATTGATAACCCACTGAACAAGATATTAGAGAGAATAActgaataaaaaaatatcattgcAGGTATGATTCTTCTATTGCAAAAAAGAATCTTGCACTGAGCTTAAATCTCTACTTTTATAAACACATCAGTGGCAGTTCTCAGAAGTTTGAGCGATCAAGAAAATATATTTCTGGTATTCAAGATATAAAAGTAATTTCAGCTACAAAGATTTACAGAAACATCTACCCTAAGAATAAAACTGCCATCTCGCCCAGAAACAATTTATTACTGCCACCAGTTTTTTCTAGGAAAAGGAAATGCACCCGAAGTTAACATTACCTACGATAAAGGTCCTTTGGGTTAATACTTTTCCTAAGTACTGTCCGCTCTGAAAGCCCTCCCCAATACGGAAGCCGTTTAAGTCCAGGGCAGAAGCGCTCAAGTTCCTCATTCCAATTGTTCAATACAGAAGCGGGTGCAACAACCAGAAAAGGCCCCCATATGTTTTTCTCCTGCATAAGACACATAAGTTAAAATAATGTCACAAAGATCAACAAAAGCACCAGTCTGAATAGCTTACCTCAGCTAAGTGGGCTAAAAAAACCATAGCTTGTATAGTCTTTCCAAGTCCCATCTCATCAGCAAGTATACCATTTAAACCCTGAAAGAAGACAAAAATTTAACTTAACAACCCAGAAAGAGGGGGTGAGAAGAGAGTAAGAAAAAAAATCAGGAAATTATTTTGAATTGCTCTAGAACCTGCTCATAACAATTAACTAGCCATTGGAGACCTTTCAGCTGGTATTCTTTTAGACAACCTTTAAATAATTCAGGTGTTTGAACTGTGGATGCTACAGGCATGGTTGATCTGCAATGTGACAACATAATATTTAAGCTGACAAGTTATTGCCTAGTTTCACAATCCTCAATAACACgcagatgaagaacacacaaataTGCTAATATACATTTATGCATCCGTGTAGTGTGTGCATTTATACATCCATgtagcaatatatatatatatatatatatatatatatatatatatatatatatatatatatatatagagagagagagagagagagagagagagagaactcaCGGGGTTTGCAAATCAATGTTACTCACTCCTGCAACTTCTTGCGTAAGTGAATCTGCTTCACCCACCTGTCGCAGCCTCAAACATTCATTGTCAAAAGCATCAGTCAACTTTTTCTGCTTAGACACTGCTTCTTGAGCAGCCTTCAAAGCTTCTTTCTTCAATTCAgcttcttcaggatcttcttcctcattaGGCCCAGCATCTGATGAGTCGAACGGTGCATCTTGatcatttgttttttcctctACCATAGGTAAAGCTTCCGAAGATAGTAAATCTGACTTATTCTGCATAAAGTGACTGTAGAGCTCAGTTTGTTGTATCAGAAAGTTAAGCCTTTGCTGCTGTCTCTTAGCTTCTCGGAGCTCCTGTTCACGTCTCAAAGCTTCAGCAGCttctttctcctctctttttCTCACTTCGGCCTGTGACAAATGAAATTGTTAAGTTAAAACAAATTTAAGCCAATTGTATAAGTGTACACTCGTGCTGACATTTTCACATTCAAAAATAAATCTAAGAACAAATAATGAGATGTGAAAGTCtaccaaaaaaattatatttttctgtAGGATATAACAGGGTGCAATATATCTACTAAATAGAGCATAATTCTTCCAATCTGGGTCTCCAAAGTCAAATAAGCTGAACATTTTATAAAACATAATTTCACTCCTGAGAAAATTTTGGATCAATCATTTCCAGATAAATATAGATAACATATGCTTCCTATTCAAAAATTTCATCAATACAGAAGATTACAGATTACAAACAAAGTAAAACTAAGAACCATTGCATAAACAGAATATGCATTAGGAAaccaaatcaacaaaatcaataaaCTTCACAGAGGAATTAAAAGGTACCATCTCCTTATCTATTCGTTTCCAGAACAGCAACATGTCTCTAGCTAGTTTCCGGGTGCGAATGCTAGCACCCCTATTCCATTTAAGTGATCTACTAATTTTCATTCTAACCTGaagaaaaatttattaaaataagttAAGCCAAAAGTACAAAACAAACAACATAAGCtttgaattatatagaaaaaAAGAATAATTCAATGTGTACTAGGGATAGCACATGCCTCTCTTTGACAGTATTCTGAGCACCTCTTAGCATCAATGAGTTGCTTTCGATGAAGAGCAGTAAAATTCCTATGATGCTTTGGTATGTCTCTTCTTACAATGTTTACCCATATCTTTCCAATTCTATCCATTTCCTCCTTCTCAATTGATGCAGGATCTTTCTTTACCTTTTGCTTCTTGGGTAAGCTTCGCTCAATGATCTGAAAAAGTTATAATTCAAAACTGAatataaaggaaaaataaagaaaatgaagatcaCTATAATCTCAACCGATACATACCTCGTAAGTGTcacctttttccaaaacctttaCATAATAAACCTGCAACACACCTCCCTCAGTCAAAATAGACCGCTTTATGCTTCCAGCAGCCCCTTCCGGAATGGATGAATTGAGACCAATATCAGACACATTCAGACTGAATTTTTGAGGTGAACTTGAAGTTGACATGGCCTTTATTCGTGCCTGAAGAGATTCGTATTGAGATAGGGGTTCCCCCATGCCAGCTCGGTTTTTATTTCCTAACCTTTTGTCAGAAGCCATCATTGCAGCCAACGACCCCAAATCCAAGGTACCTTTCAAGTAAAATTCATCCACATGGATATCCGAGAAACTTGGAAGGTTCAACGATGTAGCCAGCTTATCATAAACTGGAGGAATTTTGTATGTGACCCCATCCCCAATTTCTAAAATAGAAGGTTCATACATAACCCTACAAGATGTTTAGAAAATGTAAGGTAATTTGTGACATAAAAAATCATTCATTGCTAAATGACACTATCAAGCCAACAGAATATTAATGCAAACCTATCAGTGACATTTCTCTGCACAAAATCTGCATTGCGATAGTTTCCATGTTTTTGAGAATTGGAATTGTACAACCATCCGGATAAAGTATCAGCAGCATGCAATCCTCCCTGATGATCATTCGCTAACTTTTGAGTTTTAAATTCATTATTACTTTTCATATGCGGGACAACAGCACAATTTTGGGCAGGACTAGAGGATTCCTTAGACCTCCTCTTGCATTTCTGGACATGGTCGCCCAGCATTGACCGATACCTCTCCTCTGTCATGTATGTCCCGTAGAAACCTCCTTTGCCTTCGTCGTCACTGTTTTGTGACCTCACCCTCTTCTTCAACAAATTCACATCCATCGAATGCACATTCCCATTAGTGTGATTTGAAATTGCCCCACCTGTTTATAAACAGGACAAAACACTTGATTGCTCACCATCATCCGACAGTAAACTTTACCACATAACATTGTAATCCAAATAGGTAATGCAGGTCACTTAATCCAAAACacattacaaaagaaaaagagcaaaaaacTTAAAGAGTTATGTACCTCGACTATCTCTGCTTTCTTCATCCTGACTACTATTCCCGTAATAATCAAATTCATCATCTTGTTGAGGAAGTTGAAAGTTCGTCAAAGGCTACAAAAACAATGCAATCAgcaaaaaatacataaacaataTATCCAGTAAAATGTACATAGCTAATCAACCAAAAAAAGATGAATGATGGTAAAGATTGAAACAAACGAAAGCAAGCAGAATCTCCAATCCATGTAACAATagtgaaaatcacaaaaaaaaagttaTAGGGAAATGCAATTCGACAAACCTCGATATTGAAGAGAGTAGAGTAGGAAAGGGAAGTGTTGGATTTGTTAGTGTTATCCATGCGCTAATTGAAGGTATCGATGagtgaagaaccctaattatCCGAGAGAGCATAGAGCGAGAGAAGAGGTTTGAGGAAAGAGAACAGAACTTAACCCTAAAAGGAGTGGGAGAGAAGAAAGGGAAGAAGGGAACGAAAGGGTGCGTAGGATAAGGTATGTTGTTgcggagagaaagagaaagatcgTAAACGCAGGCGGTGTGTGAAGCATGGGTGCGAGCTAACATACGCGGGGTGAGTGTCATTTTGGTTAACGTGCGCCGGCAGAGCTTACTTTGTTTTGGTAGATCTCGTCTTATATATTGCGAAATTTCAGATTCCGCGCTAATCAGCTTGGCAGTTAATCGGTTGCAAAAAGTGTTGattgtaaattaaaaaaaagtgacCCATGAATGGCACAAAAAATAAGTCACCACAGCAAAATTGAATAATTTCATCACCGcgcaaaagtaaaaataaattgaattattTGTAGGGAATTTCTTTTCCCTCTCTTTATCATCCATCTATCTAATATGAGTAGCTAATCTAGGTTTTATGAGATGAGTTTGTATTAAATTTGTTGCagcatatatttaatttgatattatatgaataattaaaattatatttttgtttaattgtcTCTTGAACTCAATGTTTTTTATTTGAGATTCTCTGTTAGTCTGATTTTGGACGCATAGGTAATACTATCCCTTAGCCTATCTATTTGAATTAGAGCAATTATTGTGCTTATGTTGGTTGAATAGAAATAGGAGACCTCTAGTAGTGACATTTGAATTAACGTATTGTTACATTGCCTAATTTCATTTACGTTGGTTGAATAGGGATAAAAGACCTCTAGTAGAAATTAGTGAACTAAACATCAACAAGGAAATTCGCCGTGGGAATATAACGGCTTTACCATTCACATAATACACTAAACATCAACAAGGAACAATACAAGAGATTCAAGTAAAACCTAACCGCTTTTTTCGTTATTGAAATTTgaatcaattttattttgtttttgcaaCACAATATAAAATTCCCCAATCATTATTTTTCATTCGCATAATTTGTAGTGCTAATAAGgtgttcttctttttattttatgtgaGGTAAAGACAGAGAAGCATTATGAAGTTTATGCTAACTTAGCAAAGTTTGAAGCTTATTCAAAGAAACTTTAGCAAAAACTCTAATTCTGGAAAATGCGGGAAACTAATCAGAGTCATTGCCTTACATCAACACTTATCATTCATGGAAGGAGGATTCATCATCTCGACTTGAAGAAAACTTAACTAAGTATATAAAGATGACTAAACTCAATTTTGAGAAAATTAACAGGCATCAAGAAACTGTGCGGAGTGGCATGAGAACATCCTTCAAGAATTTAGAGATGCAACTTTGTCAAGTATCTAGCCATTTAACATTAAAACTGAGATCTAATGGGGATTTTTATGGAAATATGTTAGATAGTCCTAGAGATaaggaaattaaaagagaagtcGAAGAAGAATGGGAGGTAGTCGATGAAGGattggttgaaaaagaaaaagaagaagaaaaatgcacactatctgatttaaaaaaattcaagaataaaAGAAGCGGATGTGAAAAATATATGTGGGAAAAGAGCAAGAATGCAATATAAAGATTATATAGTTTTGGATGAAGCTCTAAACTCAATAATTCAATTAGACATAGAtatccaacaagaaaatcttcaacaagagAATATTCCTAATTCTAGCAAGAAAGTTAATGAAAGAGGATGAAGTATTGGATGAGATTGATGCCTTGTATGATACTATCAAGCTGAAGTGAATGTGGAGGAAAAACCTCCAATTCCTCAAATTAAAGTAATTCCTACcaaacaaaaggaagaagaaggatgATATATTTTTCATGTCATGTATGTCTccctaataaaaaaattgaaaggtCAAACTTAGGACCTTAAATAAGCGAttagtgggaggcaacccatcagataagttttttattttatttacaattttaaaTTTCATGTTATTTCAATTAATCGTCTTTATTTTGTAGCATGTCATATTAAGGAGCAATATGACAAAGATGTGAGAAATagattgaaagaagaaagagagataaAAAACTCTCTCTAATCCTAATTTTTATCGCTAATCTATTTGCACTTTCtagtattattgttgttatttcaGGCAATTGGTCCAAAATGAAGTCGCACCTCTCGAGCATCAACATCAATCAGACAAAGGCATAATGGACCAAACAGAACCAAGACTTCAACAACACCATGCAAGACGCGCCAGACTTTTTCAGCTCCAATGACATGTGATTGTTGTTCCAATAGTAGTAGCTAAAATATTCGGCTATCTTTTGTACCACTTCTCTAATGCTTTACTTAATGAATGAGTTTGTGATTGTTGTTTCTGCAGCTAAAAATTTGCAACTGTAGCAATGAACAGATGAACCAACAGAATCACAAGATAAAAATGTGACCAGCAGAAAGGTTCCTTACGAATTGAATGAGAAGGAAGAAAAAGGTAATCGATAGACTTGTATTCGATCTCCAGATATCTTATATAGTAAGGTTTGAGCCATAAATTTTCCGTTTTTTACTATTCCTTTCATTGAGTGTATCCATGCATTATTATTCTATCAGGTTTAAACTATTTCTGATTAAATTTATGTGGTTTGATTTACACACACTAAGGTAGTTGTTTATTATAAACTTTAAGCCTTTTCAAGACAACATGTATTGATATGAATATTCTTTGTTAACCACTATGAGCTTACAAATATATTAGTCATTTTACTTGAAAGATTAAATCTTTAAACCCTGTCTTTGAAGTTAGGTAGAATTTTTGGTTTTCATGTTTCATGAAAAAGAATAATTTTGGGGTTACTTTTGGAATTGAGcaaagtttaagtttgggtttggGGTACTAGAGAtatttggtcaaaaattcaaatattttgagAAAATAATAAGTTGAATAACTTcttaaaaaagaaaatgagaaaaaatgaatgcaaaatgaatAGTGAAGATAACAGAAGTATGAATCTCTAGTACCAATAAGCAGGAAAAGAGTTGGTGTGATAACAAAAGGAAAACTGTGCACCTAACTCCAAAGATTTAAGCCTACTCTCCAAAAAATATCCTACTCGATCATAAGCCTCGTTATAACCGAAAAGCCCTCATATATGTGTGTTTTGATTaccttaataaattttattagaaCGTGATCAAACTCAGTATAAAATGTTTTGCATATTGATAGAAAGATTACCTTATCAAATTTAGTTAGTTATAGTGAGATGATGATCAACTTGAATACTTGACAAGGTTGAGGGGATTTTTCTGGATTTTCTCAATTGAAGTCAGGAACAGGAATGAGGATTAGGTACAAAAAATATTGAAATGGTGACGTTCATTTGTTATTGTTTCAGTTTGTTTTTCTGCTTGAAATGTGCAGTTGCAGGCAAGTTACTTGAGGACATGCAacaattgtcatcatcaaaaagagataGAAAGTGTATCTATGTGCTTGCATGTATGAAGTTGATGACGACAACGATCATTAGTGATCGTTGGAAACTCATGCTAATTGATTGAAAAAACTATTTTGAGCCAGCAAATCAATTGGAGAGGGGATGCACGATTAACAAAACAATTAGGACAACACCTTAATGACATACAACAGCATTTCACGACGCGAAAAATACCCGAACACATCGCACACTTGAAATACAACAAAGTCGTCATCAATCTTTATTTGTTCCAAAGGAGCGGGAAAAcatcgaataaaacccacaaaggaaaatgaatggtcatcgcaaccatggacacgttcgggagtcggttatgcaaggaAGGTATTAACACCACTCACATTCGTTATACTCAACGGTACACATTTAGTTAGTCATGCGTATGAGTATTAGCGTGAATCGTTTGTAATCTTCTACTTAGTGAGcgagaaaaagataagaaaggtttttttttttagtttattgggTTTGACGAGATGTTGGCTCTCGCTCCTACGTATTTCCTACTACAATGAAGAACTCAAGACCATGTAGTTCTAAATAGAAAACcatgtgttggttgattgctttTAGAGAGTGATGTATTAGACATTTCGAGCGTTTAAACCTTTGATTGATGCTTGCTCTATGAGGGTGAATCTTTTGTTTGTTCACGTCAAAATGGCTAAAACACActcatttatgaaaaaaattgaagttGCACCGAggcaaaagaagtttgattggttGGATTGATTTTAAGTGAAAAAGAGTATCCAGATGGGAAGCCCTACGGATATATCCAAATACTCGGGAAAGGAAGAGGTCTAAATCCAATCAACTTTTTTTTCATCCAAAAAAGTTATTAAGAAAAAGTGTGAGACGAATCAAGATTCGTGTTTCTTAGGAAGACAAATACTCAAACAGTGAGCTCTACAACAGTGTTTGAGTATTCAGGAAGGGAAGAGGTCTAAACCCAATCACCTTATTTTCATTCTAGTTTATTATGAAAAATGTTTTTGAAACGGGGTTTGTAAtaacttgacgttggatcaaatttttgaggttgatttacaaaagtatttcgAGTTAAGCGGGAAGGATGCTCGACGTTGGATTGAGCTTTTGAAACTTATCTTGAAAGATCGATTTTATTGCGCACATGCTTTTATCTTGCATAACAATCGATATTATCCAAGTAAATAACCATACTAGCAAATAATTAAGTATTAAAAGAACGAGATAAACCATACAAACATGCACATAAAGGATAAATCAAGCACTTTCAAACTTACCAAGCTATCtctaaaaaatttctttaaaaaaaaaattgtttaatccTATTTTGATTAAGAAAGCCTAActtctaaattaatatttttaattaacttgaaatagaaaagaaaactaaactatttggatttaaaaatcaatttaacaagAAAAACTAATTACtctatttatttatgaaaaataatgaaTGCCAAAAAAAACttcaatactatttttttttattaaaacaaattcTAAAAGACTAAAGTAAACTacaaccaaaaaataaaataataaagagatgaattacaaaaaaaaaagggaaatttTTTCTATCTTTTTACCTTTTTAGGGGTCTCTAgcgtaattttttttttgtcactAGAACTtgcagatgcatctccgaacgcaccacattttattttttagaagtgttttcgaagatgcatctccgaattcaccaaattcatctttttcttcttttttttttttgcgaaaAAAgtattttcagagatgcatttccgaaatatcctAATATTTGGTCTTAAGATTTTtcagatatgcatttccgaaataaccaaatattgttaaaaaggttaaaatcaaggtgaattaattatattaattatataattaattgtattaatcaagataccaaatttcttttgattttattttgtaaaaatatttatttataatatagttataatacaataaataaatatttggttttaattatttatttataatatagctattttaattaattaataaatatttatttatttattttgaaaaaatatttgatttgattttgaaaagattttatagaTGATCCCAATAGTTTATAAATTATTCATCATTTTTTAACAAGAAATTAACGCGTTATCTATTCATTTAATAATTAAATGtcctattttaatattattaattattaataacattCATCTTttgattataatataaatatatttttaatataaatatctttttaatataaatatataaatatctttttaatatagtaaattatttgtttttatcaATTCTATgataaaaacttttaaaaaagtttaatt from Vicia villosa cultivar HV-30 ecotype Madison, WI linkage group LG4, Vvil1.0, whole genome shotgun sequence encodes the following:
- the LOC131595606 gene encoding chromatin-remodeling ATPase INO80-like isoform X2, which translates into the protein MDNTNKSNTSLSYSTLFNIEPLTNFQLPQQDDEFDYYGNSSQDEESRDSRGGAISNHTNGNVHSMDVNLLKKRVRSQNSDDEGKGGFYGTYMTEERYRSMLGDHVQKCKRRSKESSSPAQNCAVVPHMKSNNEFKTQKLANDHQGGLHAADTLSGWLYNSNSQKHGNYRNADFVQRNVTDRVMYEPSILEIGDGVTYKIPPVYDKLATSLNLPSFSDIHVDEFYLKGTLDLGSLAAMMASDKRLGNKNRAGMGEPLSQYESLQARIKAMSTSSSPQKFSLNVSDIGLNSSIPEGAAGSIKRSILTEGGVLQVYYVKVLEKGDTYEIIERSLPKKQKVKKDPASIEKEEMDRIGKIWVNIVRRDIPKHHRNFTALHRKQLIDAKRCSEYCQREVRMKISRSLKWNRGASIRTRKLARDMLLFWKRIDKEMAEVRKREEKEAAEALRREQELREAKRQQQRLNFLIQQTELYSHFMQNKSDLLSSEALPMVEEKTNDQDAPFDSSDAGPNEEEDPEEAELKKEALKAAQEAVSKQKKLTDAFDNECLRLRQVGEADSLTQEVAGVSNIDLQTPSTMPVASTVQTPELFKGCLKEYQLKGLQWLVNCYEQGLNGILADEMGLGKTIQAMVFLAHLAEEKNIWGPFLVVAPASVLNNWNEELERFCPGLKRLPYWGGLSERTVLRKSINPKDLYRREAKFHVLITSYQLLVADEKYFRRVKWQYMVLDEAQAIKSANSIRWKTLLSFNCRNRLLLTGTPIQNNMAELWALLHFIMPTLFDSHEQFNEWFSKGIENHAEHGGTLNEHQLNRLHSILKPFMLRRVKKDVVSELTQKTEVMVHCKLSSRQQAFYQAIKNKISLAELFDSNRGQLNEKKILNLMNIVIQLRKVCNHPELFERSEGSTYFYFGEIPYSLPPPPFGELEDVYYAGGLNPITFQIPKLVYQEIMQSSETLSSAVGRGVCRETFQKHFNIFKPENIHRSIFSEKTNVESGNFGFTHLMDLSPPEVAFLATGSFMERLLFSMMRWEQEVFDDVGDYLAEYVVDDPECNILEKGKVRAVIRMLLLPPRSETRFLKKKFATGPSHAPFEGLVVSHQDRLLSNARLLHSAYTYIPPTRAPPIGAHCSDRNFSYKKIEELHDPWLKRFFVGFARTSECNGPRKPNHHHPHYLIQEINSELPVSQPAMQLTHSIFGSSPPMRNFDPAKLLTDSGKLQTLDILLKRLRAGNHRILLFAQMTKMLNILEDYMNYRKYKYFRLDGSSTIQDRRDMVKDFQQRSDIFVFLLSTRAGGLGINLTAADTVIFYESDWNPTLDLQAMDRAHRLGQTRDVTVYRLICKETVEEKILLRASQKSTVQNLVMTGGSVGGDLLAPEDVVSLLLDDVQLQQKFKEIPLQVKDKQKRKQSMKGIRVSEDGDASLEDFTNSVAQSAADNDAFMEPEGLKSNNKKGCQRSRQCLEDDSPLPAPPSNLFPIPIPNFCNGGIFPPSPRRFTKIEFLKKFYTF